In one window of Vibrio sp. JC009 DNA:
- a CDS encoding nucleotidyltransferase domain-containing protein, with the protein MSSTLPIIDPRDPFQSAYIPVIKDLIRYLRGGMGSNLHSVYLFGSVARKTAVKGRSNLDVVIVSHNEPDAQFNSLLSTVKWRFKRAYPYVSGLSVQYAPAKEILNLESIFTWGFMLKHCCVCIYGDDLATRFGEFEPSWEIAKYWNMDVEEWLTLYRKKIAQSETPQEQAYHQVVIAKKLLRASYSLIMHKDKRWFDDPVECGQHFLEYHPEKQTEVGRLEILLSGKAIPKRSVIGLLDSYGDWLVKAYKKTEFKIG; encoded by the coding sequence ATGTCCTCCACACTTCCTATTATTGACCCGCGAGACCCTTTTCAAAGTGCCTATATTCCGGTGATAAAAGATCTGATTCGTTATCTCAGGGGCGGGATGGGAAGTAACCTTCACAGCGTATATCTGTTTGGAAGCGTTGCGCGTAAAACGGCGGTGAAAGGGCGCTCGAATCTGGATGTGGTTATTGTTTCTCACAACGAACCTGATGCTCAGTTTAATTCGCTGCTAAGTACGGTTAAGTGGCGGTTTAAACGCGCTTATCCCTATGTCAGCGGGTTGTCGGTTCAGTATGCTCCTGCAAAAGAGATCCTTAATCTGGAGAGCATTTTCACCTGGGGCTTTATGCTAAAGCATTGCTGTGTCTGTATTTATGGTGATGACCTTGCCACCCGCTTTGGTGAATTTGAGCCAAGCTGGGAGATAGCCAAATACTGGAATATGGATGTGGAAGAGTGGCTGACTCTGTACCGGAAAAAAATTGCTCAGTCTGAAACACCGCAGGAGCAGGCATACCATCAGGTGGTGATTGCGAAAAAGCTGCTTCGCGCCAGCTATTCATTGATTATGCATAAAGACAAACGTTGGTTTGATGACCCGGTTGAGTGCGGACAGCACTTTCTGGAATATCACCCGGAAAAGCAGACAGAAGTAGGCCGGCTGGAGATACTGCTCAGCGGTAAGGCGATACCTAAACGTTCGGTAATCGGCCTGCTGGACAGCTACGGCGACTGGCTGGTGAAGGCGTATAAGAAAACAGAGTTTAAGATTGGTTAA
- the yeiP gene encoding elongation factor P-like protein YeiP yields MPKASDIKKGFAVSLNGKILLVKDFDITTPGGRGGAKIYKFRFKDLATGGKVEEAFKSDEMLDTVEMTKRNVMFSYIDGDEYIFMDNEDYSQYTFKEEDIKDELLYINEETQGIQAVLIDGNAVGLELPASVDMVIEETDPSIKGASASARTKPARFATGLTIQVPEYISTGEKVKVNTTEAKFMGRAE; encoded by the coding sequence ATGCCAAAGGCAAGTGATATCAAAAAAGGCTTTGCAGTAAGCCTGAACGGAAAAATTCTGCTGGTTAAAGATTTTGACATTACCACTCCGGGTGGACGTGGCGGTGCAAAGATTTACAAGTTCCGTTTTAAAGATCTGGCAACAGGCGGAAAGGTTGAAGAAGCATTCAAGAGTGATGAAATGCTCGATACCGTTGAGATGACTAAGCGCAACGTGATGTTCTCTTACATTGACGGCGATGAGTACATCTTTATGGATAATGAAGATTACAGCCAGTACACCTTCAAAGAAGAAGATATCAAAGACGAGCTTCTTTACATCAATGAAGAGACTCAGGGCATTCAGGCTGTTCTTATCGATGGCAACGCTGTTGGCCTTGAGCTTCCGGCTTCTGTAGATATGGTGATTGAAGAGACTGATCCTTCAATCAAAGGCGCTTCTGCTTCTGCTCGTACTAAGCCTGCCCGTTTTGCTACCGGTCTGACCATTCAGGTGCCTGAATATATCTCTACCGGTGAAAAAGTGAAGGTTAACACCACTGAAGCTAAATTTATGGGCCGTGCTGAATAA
- a CDS encoding HI1450 family dsDNA-mimic protein gives MSDNANELMSYDDAIDTAYDIFLEMAQDNLEPADVIIFTAQFEDRGAAELVETGDDWQAEVGFEVDKEVYAEVRIGLVNEESDELDEVFARMLISRDPEHKFCHMFWKRD, from the coding sequence ATGTCTGACAATGCTAACGAACTGATGTCCTACGACGATGCCATTGACACTGCGTACGATATCTTCCTTGAAATGGCTCAGGACAATCTTGAGCCTGCTGACGTGATTATTTTTACCGCTCAGTTTGAAGACCGCGGCGCCGCAGAGCTGGTAGAAACCGGCGATGACTGGCAGGCCGAAGTCGGATTTGAAGTAGATAAGGAAGTCTATGCTGAAGTTCGTATCGGACTTGTGAATGAAGAGTCAGACGAGCTTGATGAAGTCTTCGCCCGAATGCTGATAAGCCGCGATCCTGAGCATAAATTCTGTCATATGTTCTGGAAACGCGATTAA
- a CDS encoding oxidoreductase, with protein MLDLTPQPIRLVRVYEDGQDIKHFTFEAADQSRGLPDFANPDVVEPGQFFMLSIPGFGEAAFTYASMPDENGRFNALIRRIGSLTDALFLHEEGDLLGARGPFGKGWPDLKGTKVLVVAGGVGLAPVAAQVDTLIAAGSEPVVYFSARNEAMLVMKEERARWESQCTLYQAVDDIDNAKGDYMHGRKLADNLHFIEEKQGPFDHVMTCGPEGMMEAVCKIMAQHGHPSECIWLSLERRMHCGVGLCGHCYVADDLVCMDGPTYRWDQLGELVVKEKAIKPPSEPVDMTGGASKCCSA; from the coding sequence ATGCTTGATTTAACGCCACAACCTATCCGTCTGGTGAGAGTTTATGAGGACGGACAAGATATCAAACACTTCACTTTTGAGGCTGCGGATCAAAGCCGCGGTCTGCCGGATTTCGCCAACCCTGATGTCGTTGAGCCGGGGCAGTTCTTTATGCTGTCCATTCCCGGCTTTGGTGAAGCTGCATTTACTTATGCCAGTATGCCGGATGAGAACGGTCGCTTTAATGCGCTGATCCGCCGTATCGGTTCCTTAACGGACGCCCTTTTCCTGCATGAAGAGGGAGACTTGCTGGGGGCTCGCGGGCCTTTCGGTAAAGGTTGGCCTGATCTCAAAGGGACAAAAGTACTGGTGGTTGCCGGTGGTGTGGGACTTGCTCCGGTCGCAGCGCAAGTCGACACCCTGATTGCCGCGGGCTCTGAACCAGTGGTTTACTTCAGTGCCCGTAACGAAGCCATGCTGGTCATGAAGGAAGAGCGCGCCCGCTGGGAAAGTCAGTGTACGCTTTATCAGGCGGTGGACGATATTGATAACGCAAAGGGCGATTATATGCATGGCCGCAAACTGGCGGACAACCTGCACTTTATTGAAGAAAAGCAGGGGCCTTTTGACCATGTGATGACCTGTGGCCCGGAAGGGATGATGGAAGCGGTTTGTAAAATTATGGCGCAGCATGGTCATCCGTCAGAGTGTATCTGGCTGTCACTGGAGCGCAGAATGCATTGCGGTGTGGGTCTTTGCGGTCACTGCTACGTGGCTGATGACTTAGTCTGCATGGACGGCCCGACCTATCGCTGGGATCAACTGGGTGAGCTGGTTGTGAAGGAGAAGGCGATTAAACCGCCTTCGGAGCCTGTTGATATGACGGGTGGGGCTTCTAAGTGTTGTAGCGCTTGA
- a CDS encoding 4Fe-4S dicluster domain-containing protein, producing MYVYELDRIEHLRDWLALRNEVYQPVDKGTGNSNWEAIAHGEVAHFDPELRPLMSPKGLFFSEREDLFYFDGETFNATKPEHSAQVLFGVKACDLTAISYLDKHFKEDPYYQERRRNTLLVGIDCSAPCENGFCRSVDAGPQVKDEIADLILTPMPSIGGDMQGWWLICSSDAGRAAVSGMDLRPADSSWSSWREMNRRHTEAEFKSDTHIINGIQRINARAVPDEHWARFAHQCISCSGCSQVCPTCSCYTTHDVKQDEGYVRQRVWDSCLLEGFQKEASGANPAAQAGKRMYRYWYHKFSEDIAQRMGRYGCVGCGRCETTCPGSVGVHSIMEKISNA from the coding sequence ATGTACGTATATGAACTGGACCGGATTGAACACCTCCGGGATTGGCTGGCGCTGCGAAATGAAGTATATCAGCCGGTGGATAAAGGGACAGGCAACAGTAACTGGGAAGCGATTGCTCATGGAGAAGTGGCCCATTTTGACCCTGAGCTAAGACCTCTGATGTCACCGAAAGGTCTGTTCTTCTCTGAGCGTGAAGATCTGTTTTACTTTGATGGTGAAACCTTTAATGCAACCAAACCAGAACACAGTGCGCAGGTACTGTTCGGGGTAAAAGCCTGTGATTTAACGGCAATTTCCTATCTGGATAAGCATTTTAAAGAGGATCCGTATTATCAGGAGCGTAGACGAAACACCTTGCTGGTAGGTATCGACTGTTCTGCTCCCTGTGAAAATGGTTTCTGCCGCAGTGTGGATGCCGGCCCTCAGGTAAAAGATGAAATCGCAGATTTGATTCTGACGCCGATGCCGAGTATTGGCGGCGATATGCAGGGCTGGTGGCTGATTTGCAGCAGTGATGCAGGCCGTGCCGCGGTTTCCGGAATGGACTTGCGCCCGGCAGACAGCAGCTGGAGCTCATGGCGTGAAATGAACCGCCGTCATACCGAGGCTGAGTTTAAAAGTGATACCCACATCATCAATGGCATTCAGCGAATCAATGCCCGTGCGGTACCGGATGAGCACTGGGCCCGCTTTGCACACCAGTGCATCAGTTGCTCTGGTTGCAGCCAGGTCTGCCCGACCTGTAGCTGTTACACCACGCATGATGTAAAACAGGATGAGGGTTATGTCCGCCAGCGGGTATGGGACTCCTGCCTATTGGAAGGTTTCCAGAAGGAAGCAAGCGGCGCAAACCCGGCTGCGCAGGCTGGTAAGCGAATGTACCGCTACTGGTACCACAAGTTCTCTGAAGATATTGCTCAGAGAATGGGCCGTTATGGCTGCGTCGGTTGTGGACGCTGTGAAACAACCTGTCCGGGCTCCGTAGGAGTGCATTCCATTATGGAGAAGATTTCAAATGCTTGA